A genomic stretch from Leptodactylus fuscus isolate aLepFus1 unplaced genomic scaffold, aLepFus1.hap2 HAP2_SCAFFOLD_102, whole genome shotgun sequence includes:
- the RTKN gene encoding rhotekin isoform X6 — protein sequence MAQDKGRPWEPPDLWSDMEEKLWILQDMNMLYIRQIALSLQDTDIQKRIDHEVRIREGAVKLLGACTQKEQALEAAKSLLVCNSRIMTYMSELQHRKEEQVLQHSTRRPSDGGSVDERLPCKGKLSLSDLRIPLMWKDSEYFRNKGELHRCAVFCALQIRGEVYDTEMVFVDRTSTDICFENAIVFSDVDPGFELSLQLYSCAVDEDFSLSGTPRRLSTRLSSSLGRSSGRRLRAAMDGAGSNGGGSPILLPPPSFPGPKFQLLAHTKLTLAHVQDGFRTHDLTISSSDESSCWLPLYGSVCCRLTAQPDCMNQDMMSGVLHIQARGQKSWKRMFCVLRGCRLLCYTGQCPPRSETEPELTVSVNKETRIRCSDREGQCLVHTLSITNRYGCEEVTHTAKAESREDLRRWMEAFWQHFYDMSQWKQCCDDLMKIETPPPKRPAAALAKQGSLYHEMAIEGLGPIPDLLSQRMKEFELQRGLDPPPWTSFFHSSSPGHPSCSSSSECDSPPAQTSKHRPRTLSLDAKLTSLKSRGLKLSESPSVHGPSRTRAKSPGPDTRNSSSSSSGSSTPDSERGRHTRKNLKSLKTKLDPRNWLQSQV from the exons ATGGCGCAGGACAAAGGACGTCCTTGGGAGCCCCCGGACTTGTGGTCCGATATGGAGGAGAAGCTATGGATCCTACAAGATATGAACATGTTATACATCCGGCAGATCGCCCTCAGCCTGCAG GACACAGACATCCAAAAGCGTATAGACCATGAGGTGCGAATACGGGAGGGAGCGGTGAAGCTTCTGGGAGCGTGTACTCAGAAGGAACAGGCCCTGGAGGCAGCAAAGAGTCTGTTGGTGTGTAATAGTCGTATCATGACCTACATGTCCGAACTACAGCACCGCAAGGAGGAGCAGGTTCTCCAGCACAGTACACGCAG ACCTTCAGATGGGGGCAGTGTGGATGAGCGTCTACCTTGCAAAGGAAAACTGTCGTTGTCAG ACCTGCGGATCCCGCTGATGTGGAAGGACAGTGAATATTTTAGGAATAAAGGCG AGCTCCATCGATGTGCAGTGTTTTGCGCCCTGCAGATCCGCGGAGAGGTTTACGACACTGAGATGGTCTTTGTGGATCGGACCTCCACAGATATCTGCTTTGAGAATGCCATCGTCTT CTCCGACGTGGACCCCGGGTTTGAGCTCAGCCTACAGCTCTACAGCTGTGCCGTGGATGAAGACTTCTCGCTCTCTGGGACACCGAGAAGATTGTCCACCAGACTGAGCAGTTCACTGGGGAGATCTTCTGGCCGCAGGTTACGAGCTGCCATGGATGGGGCCGGCAGTAATGGAGGAGGGAGCCCCATTCTGCTACCACCTCCCAGCTTCCC GGGGCCCAAATTTCAACTCTTAGCCCATACCAAGCTGACCTTGGCACACGTACAAGATGGCTTCAGGACTCACGATCTCACcatcagcagctctg ATGAGAGCTCCTGCTGGCTGCCATTATATGGAAGCGTGTGTTGTCGCCTTACTGCACAGCCAGACTGCATGAATCAGGACATGATGTCTGGAGTTCTGCACATCCAG GCCCGGGGACAGAAGAGCTGGAAGCGAATGTTCTGTGTGTTACGTGGATGTCGTCTGCTCTGCTACACAGGACAATGTCCTCCAAGGTCTGAGACAGAACCAGAACTGACTGTCTCTGTTAATAAG GAGACCAGGATCCGGTGTTCAGATCGTGAAGGTCAGTGCCTGGTGCACACCTTGTCCATCACCAACCGCTACGGCTGTGAAGAAGTGACTCACACCGCCAAAGCCGAGAGTCGAGAAGATCTGCGTCGCTGGATGGAGGCCTTCTGGCAGCACTTCTATGACATGA GTCAGTGGAAGCAATGCTGTGATGACTTAATGAAAATAGAAACTCCACCACCTAAGAGGCCCGCAGCAGCTCTCGCCAAGCAAGGCTCTCTCTATCATGAAATGG CTATTGAGGGCCTGGGCCCCATTCCCGACCTCCTATCTCAGAGGATGAAGGAGTTTGAGCTCCAGAGGGGTCTTGACCCACCACCTTGGACATCTTTCTTCCACAGCTCTTCCCCAGGACATCCTTCTTGTTCTTCCTCGTCTGAATGTGACAGTCCTCCAGCTCAGACCTCCAAACACAGACCTCGAACGCTTTCCCTGGACGCTAAACTGACGTCCCTGAAGAGCCGCGGCCTGAAATTGTCTGAGAGTCCGTCTGTCCACGGACCTTCTAGAACCAGGGCTAAAAGTCCTGGTCCTGACACAagaaacagcagcagcagcagcagtggcAGCAGCACGCCCGACTCCGAAAGGGGGCGTCACACCCGCAAGAACCTGAAGAGCCTGAAAACCAAACTGGACCCCCGTAACTGGCTCCAAAGCCAAGTGTGA
- the RTKN gene encoding rhotekin isoform X4, translating into MAQDKGRPWEPPDLWSDMEEKLWILQDMNMLYIRQIALSLQDTDIQKRIDHEVRIREGAVKLLGACTQKEQALEAAKSLLVCNSRIMTYMSELQHRKEEQVLQHSTRRPSDGGSVDERLPCKGKLSLSDLRIPLMWKDSEYFRNKGELHRCAVFCALQIRGEVYDTEMVFVDRTSTDICFENAIVFSDVDPGFELSLQLYSCAVDEDFSLSGTPRRLSTRLSSSLGRSSGRRLRAAMDGAGSNGGGSPILLPPPSFPGPKFQLLAHTKLTLAHVQDGFRTHDLTISSSDESSCWLPLYGSVCCRLTAQPDCMNQDMMSGVLHIQARGQKSWKRMFCVLRGCRLLCYTGQCPPRSETEPELTVSVNKETRIRCSDREGQCLVHTLSITNRYGCEEVTHTAKAESREDLRRWMEAFWQHFYDMSQWKQCCDDLMKIETPPPKRPAAALAKQGSLYHEMALSAAPSDEGLLLQDNAVSAEIRSLLCTYYTESY; encoded by the exons ATGGCGCAGGACAAAGGACGTCCTTGGGAGCCCCCGGACTTGTGGTCCGATATGGAGGAGAAGCTATGGATCCTACAAGATATGAACATGTTATACATCCGGCAGATCGCCCTCAGCCTGCAG GACACAGACATCCAAAAGCGTATAGACCATGAGGTGCGAATACGGGAGGGAGCGGTGAAGCTTCTGGGAGCGTGTACTCAGAAGGAACAGGCCCTGGAGGCAGCAAAGAGTCTGTTGGTGTGTAATAGTCGTATCATGACCTACATGTCCGAACTACAGCACCGCAAGGAGGAGCAGGTTCTCCAGCACAGTACACGCAG ACCTTCAGATGGGGGCAGTGTGGATGAGCGTCTACCTTGCAAAGGAAAACTGTCGTTGTCAG ACCTGCGGATCCCGCTGATGTGGAAGGACAGTGAATATTTTAGGAATAAAGGCG AGCTCCATCGATGTGCAGTGTTTTGCGCCCTGCAGATCCGCGGAGAGGTTTACGACACTGAGATGGTCTTTGTGGATCGGACCTCCACAGATATCTGCTTTGAGAATGCCATCGTCTT CTCCGACGTGGACCCCGGGTTTGAGCTCAGCCTACAGCTCTACAGCTGTGCCGTGGATGAAGACTTCTCGCTCTCTGGGACACCGAGAAGATTGTCCACCAGACTGAGCAGTTCACTGGGGAGATCTTCTGGCCGCAGGTTACGAGCTGCCATGGATGGGGCCGGCAGTAATGGAGGAGGGAGCCCCATTCTGCTACCACCTCCCAGCTTCCC GGGGCCCAAATTTCAACTCTTAGCCCATACCAAGCTGACCTTGGCACACGTACAAGATGGCTTCAGGACTCACGATCTCACcatcagcagctctg ATGAGAGCTCCTGCTGGCTGCCATTATATGGAAGCGTGTGTTGTCGCCTTACTGCACAGCCAGACTGCATGAATCAGGACATGATGTCTGGAGTTCTGCACATCCAG GCCCGGGGACAGAAGAGCTGGAAGCGAATGTTCTGTGTGTTACGTGGATGTCGTCTGCTCTGCTACACAGGACAATGTCCTCCAAGGTCTGAGACAGAACCAGAACTGACTGTCTCTGTTAATAAG GAGACCAGGATCCGGTGTTCAGATCGTGAAGGTCAGTGCCTGGTGCACACCTTGTCCATCACCAACCGCTACGGCTGTGAAGAAGTGACTCACACCGCCAAAGCCGAGAGTCGAGAAGATCTGCGTCGCTGGATGGAGGCCTTCTGGCAGCACTTCTATGACATGA GTCAGTGGAAGCAATGCTGTGATGACTTAATGAAAATAGAAACTCCACCACCTAAGAGGCCCGCAGCAGCTCTCGCCAAGCAAGGCTCTCTCTATCATGAAATGG CTCTCTCTGCTGCCCCTAGTGATGAGGGGTTGCTGCTGCAGGATAATGCAGTGTCTGCTGAAATCCGATCACTGCTGTGCACCTATTACACAGAAAG CTATTGA
- the RTKN gene encoding rhotekin isoform X2, with protein sequence MEREEHRTDTDIQKRIDHEVRIREGAVKLLGACTQKEQALEAAKSLLVCNSRIMTYMSELQHRKEEQVLQHSTRRPSDGGSVDERLPCKGKLSLSDLRIPLMWKDSEYFRNKGELHRCAVFCALQIRGEVYDTEMVFVDRTSTDICFENAIVFSDVDPGFELSLQLYSCAVDEDFSLSGTPRRLSTRLSSSLGRSSGRRLRAAMDGAGSNGGGSPILLPPPSFPGPKFQLLAHTKLTLAHVQDGFRTHDLTISSSDESSCWLPLYGSVCCRLTAQPDCMNQDMMSGVLHIQARGQKSWKRMFCVLRGCRLLCYTGQCPPRSETEPELTVSVNKETRIRCSDREGQCLVHTLSITNRYGCEEVTHTAKAESREDLRRWMEAFWQHFYDMSQWKQCCDDLMKIETPPPKRPAAALAKQGSLYHEMAIEGLGPIPDLLSQRMKEFELQRGLDPPPWTSFFHSSSPGHPSCSSSSECDSPPAQTSKHRPRTLSLDAKLTSLKSRGLKLSESPSVHGPSRTRAKSPGPDTRNSSSSSSGSSTPDSERGRHTRKNLKSLKTKLDPRNWLQSQV encoded by the exons ATGGAGAGAGAAGAACACAGAACA GACACAGACATCCAAAAGCGTATAGACCATGAGGTGCGAATACGGGAGGGAGCGGTGAAGCTTCTGGGAGCGTGTACTCAGAAGGAACAGGCCCTGGAGGCAGCAAAGAGTCTGTTGGTGTGTAATAGTCGTATCATGACCTACATGTCCGAACTACAGCACCGCAAGGAGGAGCAGGTTCTCCAGCACAGTACACGCAG ACCTTCAGATGGGGGCAGTGTGGATGAGCGTCTACCTTGCAAAGGAAAACTGTCGTTGTCAG ACCTGCGGATCCCGCTGATGTGGAAGGACAGTGAATATTTTAGGAATAAAGGCG AGCTCCATCGATGTGCAGTGTTTTGCGCCCTGCAGATCCGCGGAGAGGTTTACGACACTGAGATGGTCTTTGTGGATCGGACCTCCACAGATATCTGCTTTGAGAATGCCATCGTCTT CTCCGACGTGGACCCCGGGTTTGAGCTCAGCCTACAGCTCTACAGCTGTGCCGTGGATGAAGACTTCTCGCTCTCTGGGACACCGAGAAGATTGTCCACCAGACTGAGCAGTTCACTGGGGAGATCTTCTGGCCGCAGGTTACGAGCTGCCATGGATGGGGCCGGCAGTAATGGAGGAGGGAGCCCCATTCTGCTACCACCTCCCAGCTTCCC GGGGCCCAAATTTCAACTCTTAGCCCATACCAAGCTGACCTTGGCACACGTACAAGATGGCTTCAGGACTCACGATCTCACcatcagcagctctg ATGAGAGCTCCTGCTGGCTGCCATTATATGGAAGCGTGTGTTGTCGCCTTACTGCACAGCCAGACTGCATGAATCAGGACATGATGTCTGGAGTTCTGCACATCCAG GCCCGGGGACAGAAGAGCTGGAAGCGAATGTTCTGTGTGTTACGTGGATGTCGTCTGCTCTGCTACACAGGACAATGTCCTCCAAGGTCTGAGACAGAACCAGAACTGACTGTCTCTGTTAATAAG GAGACCAGGATCCGGTGTTCAGATCGTGAAGGTCAGTGCCTGGTGCACACCTTGTCCATCACCAACCGCTACGGCTGTGAAGAAGTGACTCACACCGCCAAAGCCGAGAGTCGAGAAGATCTGCGTCGCTGGATGGAGGCCTTCTGGCAGCACTTCTATGACATGA GTCAGTGGAAGCAATGCTGTGATGACTTAATGAAAATAGAAACTCCACCACCTAAGAGGCCCGCAGCAGCTCTCGCCAAGCAAGGCTCTCTCTATCATGAAATGG CTATTGAGGGCCTGGGCCCCATTCCCGACCTCCTATCTCAGAGGATGAAGGAGTTTGAGCTCCAGAGGGGTCTTGACCCACCACCTTGGACATCTTTCTTCCACAGCTCTTCCCCAGGACATCCTTCTTGTTCTTCCTCGTCTGAATGTGACAGTCCTCCAGCTCAGACCTCCAAACACAGACCTCGAACGCTTTCCCTGGACGCTAAACTGACGTCCCTGAAGAGCCGCGGCCTGAAATTGTCTGAGAGTCCGTCTGTCCACGGACCTTCTAGAACCAGGGCTAAAAGTCCTGGTCCTGACACAagaaacagcagcagcagcagcagtggcAGCAGCACGCCCGACTCCGAAAGGGGGCGTCACACCCGCAAGAACCTGAAGAGCCTGAAAACCAAACTGGACCCCCGTAACTGGCTCCAAAGCCAAGTGTGA
- the RTKN gene encoding rhotekin isoform X5: MFCRNHRSRVTVARCSALEMEIRRGRFRRSMLVDTPQDTDIQKRIDHEVRIREGAVKLLGACTQKEQALEAAKSLLVCNSRIMTYMSELQHRKEEQVLQHSTRRPSDGGSVDERLPCKGKLSLSDLRIPLMWKDSEYFRNKGELHRCAVFCALQIRGEVYDTEMVFVDRTSTDICFENAIVFSDVDPGFELSLQLYSCAVDEDFSLSGTPRRLSTRLSSSLGRSSGRRLRAAMDGAGSNGGGSPILLPPPSFPGPKFQLLAHTKLTLAHVQDGFRTHDLTISSSDESSCWLPLYGSVCCRLTAQPDCMNQDMMSGVLHIQARGQKSWKRMFCVLRGCRLLCYTGQCPPRSETEPELTVSVNKETRIRCSDREGQCLVHTLSITNRYGCEEVTHTAKAESREDLRRWMEAFWQHFYDMSQWKQCCDDLMKIETPPPKRPAAALAKQGSLYHEMALSAAPSDEGLLLQDNAVSAEIRSLLCTYYTESY, encoded by the exons GACACAGACATCCAAAAGCGTATAGACCATGAGGTGCGAATACGGGAGGGAGCGGTGAAGCTTCTGGGAGCGTGTACTCAGAAGGAACAGGCCCTGGAGGCAGCAAAGAGTCTGTTGGTGTGTAATAGTCGTATCATGACCTACATGTCCGAACTACAGCACCGCAAGGAGGAGCAGGTTCTCCAGCACAGTACACGCAG ACCTTCAGATGGGGGCAGTGTGGATGAGCGTCTACCTTGCAAAGGAAAACTGTCGTTGTCAG ACCTGCGGATCCCGCTGATGTGGAAGGACAGTGAATATTTTAGGAATAAAGGCG AGCTCCATCGATGTGCAGTGTTTTGCGCCCTGCAGATCCGCGGAGAGGTTTACGACACTGAGATGGTCTTTGTGGATCGGACCTCCACAGATATCTGCTTTGAGAATGCCATCGTCTT CTCCGACGTGGACCCCGGGTTTGAGCTCAGCCTACAGCTCTACAGCTGTGCCGTGGATGAAGACTTCTCGCTCTCTGGGACACCGAGAAGATTGTCCACCAGACTGAGCAGTTCACTGGGGAGATCTTCTGGCCGCAGGTTACGAGCTGCCATGGATGGGGCCGGCAGTAATGGAGGAGGGAGCCCCATTCTGCTACCACCTCCCAGCTTCCC GGGGCCCAAATTTCAACTCTTAGCCCATACCAAGCTGACCTTGGCACACGTACAAGATGGCTTCAGGACTCACGATCTCACcatcagcagctctg ATGAGAGCTCCTGCTGGCTGCCATTATATGGAAGCGTGTGTTGTCGCCTTACTGCACAGCCAGACTGCATGAATCAGGACATGATGTCTGGAGTTCTGCACATCCAG GCCCGGGGACAGAAGAGCTGGAAGCGAATGTTCTGTGTGTTACGTGGATGTCGTCTGCTCTGCTACACAGGACAATGTCCTCCAAGGTCTGAGACAGAACCAGAACTGACTGTCTCTGTTAATAAG GAGACCAGGATCCGGTGTTCAGATCGTGAAGGTCAGTGCCTGGTGCACACCTTGTCCATCACCAACCGCTACGGCTGTGAAGAAGTGACTCACACCGCCAAAGCCGAGAGTCGAGAAGATCTGCGTCGCTGGATGGAGGCCTTCTGGCAGCACTTCTATGACATGA GTCAGTGGAAGCAATGCTGTGATGACTTAATGAAAATAGAAACTCCACCACCTAAGAGGCCCGCAGCAGCTCTCGCCAAGCAAGGCTCTCTCTATCATGAAATGG CTCTCTCTGCTGCCCCTAGTGATGAGGGGTTGCTGCTGCAGGATAATGCAGTGTCTGCTGAAATCCGATCACTGCTGTGCACCTATTACACAGAAAG CTATTGA
- the RTKN gene encoding rhotekin isoform X1 yields the protein MFCRNHRSRVTVARCSALEMEIRRGRFRRSMLVDTPQDTDIQKRIDHEVRIREGAVKLLGACTQKEQALEAAKSLLVCNSRIMTYMSELQHRKEEQVLQHSTRRPSDGGSVDERLPCKGKLSLSDLRIPLMWKDSEYFRNKGELHRCAVFCALQIRGEVYDTEMVFVDRTSTDICFENAIVFSDVDPGFELSLQLYSCAVDEDFSLSGTPRRLSTRLSSSLGRSSGRRLRAAMDGAGSNGGGSPILLPPPSFPGPKFQLLAHTKLTLAHVQDGFRTHDLTISSSDESSCWLPLYGSVCCRLTAQPDCMNQDMMSGVLHIQARGQKSWKRMFCVLRGCRLLCYTGQCPPRSETEPELTVSVNKETRIRCSDREGQCLVHTLSITNRYGCEEVTHTAKAESREDLRRWMEAFWQHFYDMSQWKQCCDDLMKIETPPPKRPAAALAKQGSLYHEMAIEGLGPIPDLLSQRMKEFELQRGLDPPPWTSFFHSSSPGHPSCSSSSECDSPPAQTSKHRPRTLSLDAKLTSLKSRGLKLSESPSVHGPSRTRAKSPGPDTRNSSSSSSGSSTPDSERGRHTRKNLKSLKTKLDPRNWLQSQV from the exons GACACAGACATCCAAAAGCGTATAGACCATGAGGTGCGAATACGGGAGGGAGCGGTGAAGCTTCTGGGAGCGTGTACTCAGAAGGAACAGGCCCTGGAGGCAGCAAAGAGTCTGTTGGTGTGTAATAGTCGTATCATGACCTACATGTCCGAACTACAGCACCGCAAGGAGGAGCAGGTTCTCCAGCACAGTACACGCAG ACCTTCAGATGGGGGCAGTGTGGATGAGCGTCTACCTTGCAAAGGAAAACTGTCGTTGTCAG ACCTGCGGATCCCGCTGATGTGGAAGGACAGTGAATATTTTAGGAATAAAGGCG AGCTCCATCGATGTGCAGTGTTTTGCGCCCTGCAGATCCGCGGAGAGGTTTACGACACTGAGATGGTCTTTGTGGATCGGACCTCCACAGATATCTGCTTTGAGAATGCCATCGTCTT CTCCGACGTGGACCCCGGGTTTGAGCTCAGCCTACAGCTCTACAGCTGTGCCGTGGATGAAGACTTCTCGCTCTCTGGGACACCGAGAAGATTGTCCACCAGACTGAGCAGTTCACTGGGGAGATCTTCTGGCCGCAGGTTACGAGCTGCCATGGATGGGGCCGGCAGTAATGGAGGAGGGAGCCCCATTCTGCTACCACCTCCCAGCTTCCC GGGGCCCAAATTTCAACTCTTAGCCCATACCAAGCTGACCTTGGCACACGTACAAGATGGCTTCAGGACTCACGATCTCACcatcagcagctctg ATGAGAGCTCCTGCTGGCTGCCATTATATGGAAGCGTGTGTTGTCGCCTTACTGCACAGCCAGACTGCATGAATCAGGACATGATGTCTGGAGTTCTGCACATCCAG GCCCGGGGACAGAAGAGCTGGAAGCGAATGTTCTGTGTGTTACGTGGATGTCGTCTGCTCTGCTACACAGGACAATGTCCTCCAAGGTCTGAGACAGAACCAGAACTGACTGTCTCTGTTAATAAG GAGACCAGGATCCGGTGTTCAGATCGTGAAGGTCAGTGCCTGGTGCACACCTTGTCCATCACCAACCGCTACGGCTGTGAAGAAGTGACTCACACCGCCAAAGCCGAGAGTCGAGAAGATCTGCGTCGCTGGATGGAGGCCTTCTGGCAGCACTTCTATGACATGA GTCAGTGGAAGCAATGCTGTGATGACTTAATGAAAATAGAAACTCCACCACCTAAGAGGCCCGCAGCAGCTCTCGCCAAGCAAGGCTCTCTCTATCATGAAATGG CTATTGAGGGCCTGGGCCCCATTCCCGACCTCCTATCTCAGAGGATGAAGGAGTTTGAGCTCCAGAGGGGTCTTGACCCACCACCTTGGACATCTTTCTTCCACAGCTCTTCCCCAGGACATCCTTCTTGTTCTTCCTCGTCTGAATGTGACAGTCCTCCAGCTCAGACCTCCAAACACAGACCTCGAACGCTTTCCCTGGACGCTAAACTGACGTCCCTGAAGAGCCGCGGCCTGAAATTGTCTGAGAGTCCGTCTGTCCACGGACCTTCTAGAACCAGGGCTAAAAGTCCTGGTCCTGACACAagaaacagcagcagcagcagcagtggcAGCAGCACGCCCGACTCCGAAAGGGGGCGTCACACCCGCAAGAACCTGAAGAGCCTGAAAACCAAACTGGACCCCCGTAACTGGCTCCAAAGCCAAGTGTGA
- the RTKN gene encoding rhotekin isoform X3, translating to MTYMSELQHRKEEQVLQHSTRRPSDGGSVDERLPCKGKLSLSDLRIPLMWKDSEYFRNKGELHRCAVFCALQIRGEVYDTEMVFVDRTSTDICFENAIVFSDVDPGFELSLQLYSCAVDEDFSLSGTPRRLSTRLSSSLGRSSGRRLRAAMDGAGSNGGGSPILLPPPSFPGPKFQLLAHTKLTLAHVQDGFRTHDLTISSSDESSCWLPLYGSVCCRLTAQPDCMNQDMMSGVLHIQARGQKSWKRMFCVLRGCRLLCYTGQCPPRSETEPELTVSVNKETRIRCSDREGQCLVHTLSITNRYGCEEVTHTAKAESREDLRRWMEAFWQHFYDMSQWKQCCDDLMKIETPPPKRPAAALAKQGSLYHEMAIEGLGPIPDLLSQRMKEFELQRGLDPPPWTSFFHSSSPGHPSCSSSSECDSPPAQTSKHRPRTLSLDAKLTSLKSRGLKLSESPSVHGPSRTRAKSPGPDTRNSSSSSSGSSTPDSERGRHTRKNLKSLKTKLDPRNWLQSQV from the exons ATGACCTACATGTCCGAACTACAGCACCGCAAGGAGGAGCAGGTTCTCCAGCACAGTACACGCAG ACCTTCAGATGGGGGCAGTGTGGATGAGCGTCTACCTTGCAAAGGAAAACTGTCGTTGTCAG ACCTGCGGATCCCGCTGATGTGGAAGGACAGTGAATATTTTAGGAATAAAGGCG AGCTCCATCGATGTGCAGTGTTTTGCGCCCTGCAGATCCGCGGAGAGGTTTACGACACTGAGATGGTCTTTGTGGATCGGACCTCCACAGATATCTGCTTTGAGAATGCCATCGTCTT CTCCGACGTGGACCCCGGGTTTGAGCTCAGCCTACAGCTCTACAGCTGTGCCGTGGATGAAGACTTCTCGCTCTCTGGGACACCGAGAAGATTGTCCACCAGACTGAGCAGTTCACTGGGGAGATCTTCTGGCCGCAGGTTACGAGCTGCCATGGATGGGGCCGGCAGTAATGGAGGAGGGAGCCCCATTCTGCTACCACCTCCCAGCTTCCC GGGGCCCAAATTTCAACTCTTAGCCCATACCAAGCTGACCTTGGCACACGTACAAGATGGCTTCAGGACTCACGATCTCACcatcagcagctctg ATGAGAGCTCCTGCTGGCTGCCATTATATGGAAGCGTGTGTTGTCGCCTTACTGCACAGCCAGACTGCATGAATCAGGACATGATGTCTGGAGTTCTGCACATCCAG GCCCGGGGACAGAAGAGCTGGAAGCGAATGTTCTGTGTGTTACGTGGATGTCGTCTGCTCTGCTACACAGGACAATGTCCTCCAAGGTCTGAGACAGAACCAGAACTGACTGTCTCTGTTAATAAG GAGACCAGGATCCGGTGTTCAGATCGTGAAGGTCAGTGCCTGGTGCACACCTTGTCCATCACCAACCGCTACGGCTGTGAAGAAGTGACTCACACCGCCAAAGCCGAGAGTCGAGAAGATCTGCGTCGCTGGATGGAGGCCTTCTGGCAGCACTTCTATGACATGA GTCAGTGGAAGCAATGCTGTGATGACTTAATGAAAATAGAAACTCCACCACCTAAGAGGCCCGCAGCAGCTCTCGCCAAGCAAGGCTCTCTCTATCATGAAATGG CTATTGAGGGCCTGGGCCCCATTCCCGACCTCCTATCTCAGAGGATGAAGGAGTTTGAGCTCCAGAGGGGTCTTGACCCACCACCTTGGACATCTTTCTTCCACAGCTCTTCCCCAGGACATCCTTCTTGTTCTTCCTCGTCTGAATGTGACAGTCCTCCAGCTCAGACCTCCAAACACAGACCTCGAACGCTTTCCCTGGACGCTAAACTGACGTCCCTGAAGAGCCGCGGCCTGAAATTGTCTGAGAGTCCGTCTGTCCACGGACCTTCTAGAACCAGGGCTAAAAGTCCTGGTCCTGACACAagaaacagcagcagcagcagcagtggcAGCAGCACGCCCGACTCCGAAAGGGGGCGTCACACCCGCAAGAACCTGAAGAGCCTGAAAACCAAACTGGACCCCCGTAACTGGCTCCAAAGCCAAGTGTGA